The following are encoded in a window of Kitasatospora sp. NBC_01250 genomic DNA:
- a CDS encoding ABC transporter permease, which produces MTTATIAPPRPAERLAADGRTTLRDHLRHIGALTRRNLMRVKADPESMFDVLLMPIVFTLLFVYVFGGAVSGNQQSYKQYLIPGLLGSTGLNLAMAVGTGLNSDLATGVMDRFRSLPIARSSVLVGKMLAEALRGLLSFIILIGFALLLGLHLPTGGLGVLESIGLSMVFAMSLVWVSMLLGLTARSPQAVQGLGMLVMMPLQFGSSIFAPTGTMPGWLRAFTHYNPLSNLADANRSLINGGPLTHSVTMVLLWSVGVTAITAPLAVSRFRKRV; this is translated from the coding sequence ATGACCACCGCGACCATCGCACCGCCGCGCCCCGCCGAGCGGCTGGCCGCCGACGGCCGGACCACCCTGCGCGACCACCTGCGCCACATCGGCGCGCTGACCCGCCGCAACCTGATGCGGGTCAAGGCCGACCCCGAGTCGATGTTCGACGTGCTCCTGATGCCGATCGTCTTCACGCTGCTCTTCGTCTACGTCTTCGGCGGCGCGGTCTCCGGCAACCAGCAGTCCTACAAGCAGTACCTGATCCCCGGACTGCTGGGCAGCACCGGTCTCAACCTGGCCATGGCGGTGGGCACCGGCCTCAACAGCGACCTGGCGACCGGGGTGATGGACCGGTTCCGCAGCCTGCCGATCGCCCGCTCCTCGGTGCTGGTCGGCAAGATGCTGGCCGAGGCGCTGCGCGGACTGCTCTCCTTCATCATCCTGATCGGCTTCGCCCTGCTCCTCGGCCTGCACCTGCCGACCGGCGGGTTGGGCGTGCTGGAGTCGATCGGGCTCTCGATGGTCTTCGCGATGTCGCTGGTCTGGGTCTCGATGCTGCTGGGTCTGACCGCGCGCAGCCCGCAGGCCGTCCAGGGGCTCGGCATGCTGGTGATGATGCCGCTGCAGTTCGGCAGCTCGATCTTCGCGCCTACCGGCACCATGCCCGGCTGGCTGCGCGCCTTCACCCACTACAACCCGCTGTCCAACCTGGCCGATGCCAACCGCAGTCTGATCAACGGCGGTCCGTTGACCCACTCGGTGACCATGGTGCTGCTCTGGTCGGTGGGGGTGACCGCGATCACCGCGCCGCTGGCGGTGTCCCGGTTCCGCAAGCGGGTCTGA
- a CDS encoding ATP-binding cassette domain-containing protein, which yields MEARGIVKRFGGPSGTTALDGVDLTVRQGTVLGVLGPNGAGKTTLIRVLSTLIKPDAGTATVCGFDVLRQPKQLRRTIGLTGQYASVDELLSGYENLYLIGRLLDLSRKDAKARASELLERFSLTEAARREAKTYSGGMRRRLDLAASMIGRPRVLYLDEPTTGLDPRTRNEVWAEVRRMVADGSTVLLTTQYMEEAEQLATDLTVIDRGRVIANGSVAGLKEQVGGKTLRIHPARPGELPEMARSLAEAGVAGALGHPQHEVLTVPINDEAQLTTVIGVLGSRGFGIAAIDTEVPSLDEVFLAITGKPSAAHIEGPQS from the coding sequence GTGGAAGCCCGCGGGATCGTCAAGCGCTTCGGCGGCCCGTCGGGGACCACCGCGCTGGACGGCGTCGACCTGACGGTCCGCCAGGGCACCGTCCTCGGCGTGCTCGGCCCCAACGGCGCCGGCAAGACCACGCTGATCCGGGTGCTGTCCACGCTCATCAAGCCGGACGCCGGCACCGCCACGGTCTGCGGGTTCGACGTGCTGCGCCAGCCCAAGCAGCTGCGCCGGACCATCGGCCTCACCGGACAGTACGCCTCGGTGGACGAGCTGCTCTCCGGCTACGAGAACCTCTACCTGATCGGCCGGCTGCTCGACCTCTCGCGCAAGGACGCCAAGGCCCGCGCGAGCGAGCTGCTGGAGCGCTTCTCGCTCACCGAGGCGGCCCGCCGCGAGGCCAAGACCTACTCCGGCGGGATGCGCCGCCGGCTCGACCTGGCCGCCAGCATGATCGGCCGCCCCCGGGTGCTTTACCTGGACGAGCCCACCACCGGACTGGACCCGCGCACCCGCAACGAGGTCTGGGCCGAGGTCCGGCGGATGGTGGCGGACGGCAGCACCGTGCTGCTCACCACCCAGTACATGGAGGAGGCCGAGCAACTGGCCACCGACCTGACCGTGATCGACCGCGGCCGGGTGATCGCCAACGGCTCGGTGGCCGGGCTCAAGGAGCAGGTCGGCGGAAAGACCCTGCGGATCCACCCCGCCCGCCCCGGTGAACTCCCCGAGATGGCCCGGAGCCTGGCCGAGGCCGGCGTCGCCGGTGCCCTCGGCCACCCGCAGCACGAGGTCCTCACCGTGCCGATCAACGACGAGGCACAGCTGACCACCGTGATCGGCGTGCTCGGCAGCCGCGGCTTCGGCATCGCGGCCATCGACACCGAGGTGCCCAGCCTGGACGAGGTCTTCCTCGCCATCACCGGTAAGCCGTCCGCCGCACACATCGAGGGGCCCCAGTCATGA
- the panB gene encoding 3-methyl-2-oxobutanoate hydroxymethyltransferase, whose protein sequence is MNASQLSPAQTPTGPDQTGQSHSGQTQHSLYGGVTNRRVTVRDLAAAKQRGERWAMLTAYDALTAGVFDEAGIPVLLVGDSAGNCHLGYQTTVPVTMDEMVMLSAAVVRGTERALIVGDMPFGSYQESPAQGLRNAARLMKEAGVGAVKLEGGERSAHTIELLVDAGVPVMAHIGLTPQSVHALGGYPVQGRGEEAAHKLQRDAKAVQEAGAFAVVLEAVPAELAAHVTESLAVPTVGIGAGSGCDAQVLVWTDMAGMTAGRVPKFVKQYANLRSVLGDAAREFAADVLGGSFPAPEHTFK, encoded by the coding sequence ATGAACGCTTCTCAGCTTTCGCCTGCCCAGACGCCGACCGGCCCGGACCAGACCGGCCAGTCGCACTCCGGCCAGACGCAGCACTCCCTCTACGGCGGGGTCACCAACCGCCGGGTCACCGTCCGGGACCTGGCCGCCGCCAAGCAGCGCGGAGAGCGGTGGGCGATGCTCACCGCCTACGACGCCCTGACGGCCGGCGTCTTCGACGAGGCCGGGATCCCGGTGCTGCTGGTCGGCGACTCCGCCGGCAACTGCCACCTCGGCTACCAGACCACCGTCCCGGTCACCATGGACGAGATGGTGATGCTCAGTGCCGCCGTGGTGCGCGGCACCGAGCGCGCGCTGATCGTCGGCGACATGCCGTTCGGCTCCTACCAGGAGTCCCCCGCGCAGGGCCTGCGCAACGCCGCGCGGCTGATGAAGGAGGCCGGCGTCGGGGCGGTCAAGCTCGAAGGCGGCGAGCGCAGCGCGCACACCATCGAGCTGCTGGTCGACGCCGGCGTGCCGGTGATGGCCCACATCGGCCTGACCCCGCAGTCGGTGCACGCCCTGGGCGGCTACCCCGTACAGGGCCGGGGCGAGGAGGCGGCCCACAAGCTGCAGCGCGACGCCAAGGCCGTCCAGGAGGCCGGTGCCTTCGCGGTGGTGCTGGAGGCGGTACCGGCCGAACTGGCCGCGCACGTCACCGAGTCGCTGGCGGTGCCGACCGTCGGCATCGGTGCCGGGTCCGGCTGCGACGCCCAGGTGCTGGTGTGGACCGACATGGCCGGCATGACGGCGGGGCGGGTGCCGAAGTTCGTCAAGCAGTACGCCAACCTGCGCAGCGTGCTGGGCGATGCCGCCCGCGAGTTCGCCGCCGACGTGCTCGGTGGCAGCTTCCCGGCGCCGGAGCACACCTTCAAGTAG
- a CDS encoding DHA2 family efflux MFS transporter permease subunit yields the protein MTTAVAGVAPRVPEAIHRRRWAILGTLILALLVVVLDNSILNVAMKTIATPAPVGLGASQSDLEWAINSYTLVFAGLLFTSGLLGDRFGRKKALLVGMLIFGVGSLLSALASSPGELISFRAVMGLGGAFVMPATLAIIMNVFERHEQPKAIGIWAGAVGLAIAIGPITGGLLIEHFWWGSVFLVNVPIVAVALVAMFLLVPDSRDPNPGKLDPVGVLLSIIGLVALIYGIIKGGELADFTAAAAWVPVLVGVLALVAFVVYERRVSHPALDVTWFRNKAFSTSVTVIGLVFFALMGVSFFGVFYTQSVRGYSALASGALMLPLACAQLIFAPRARLVVDKLGVRATCAGGMALIAIAFLGYLLLGQSTPIWVLEVIGFVMGAGMAHVMPPVTVAIMGSLPREKAGAGSALNNTFRQVGGSLGVAVLGAVLSTSYRDGIADKLTLLPPALRDKAGESVEATLGVAGSMGPRGSVLVQPAFDSFIHAMHVVAGLSAVVTLVGALLAWFFLPGKVAAPGSGAAPADAPTLRAVPAAESTKA from the coding sequence ATGACCACCGCAGTAGCCGGCGTCGCGCCACGCGTGCCGGAAGCCATCCACCGCCGTCGGTGGGCGATCCTCGGCACGCTGATCCTGGCGCTGCTCGTGGTCGTCCTCGACAACTCGATCCTCAACGTCGCGATGAAGACCATCGCGACCCCGGCGCCGGTGGGTCTGGGCGCCTCCCAGAGCGACCTCGAGTGGGCGATCAACTCCTACACCCTGGTCTTCGCCGGGCTGCTCTTCACCTCCGGCCTGCTCGGCGACCGGTTCGGGCGCAAGAAGGCCCTGCTGGTCGGCATGCTGATCTTCGGCGTCGGCTCGCTGCTCTCGGCGCTGGCCTCCAGCCCGGGCGAGCTGATCAGCTTCCGTGCGGTGATGGGCCTGGGCGGGGCCTTCGTGATGCCCGCCACGCTGGCGATCATCATGAACGTCTTCGAGCGGCACGAGCAGCCCAAGGCCATCGGCATCTGGGCCGGCGCGGTGGGTCTGGCGATCGCGATCGGCCCGATCACCGGCGGTCTGCTGATCGAGCACTTCTGGTGGGGCTCGGTCTTCCTGGTCAACGTCCCGATCGTCGCGGTGGCGCTGGTCGCGATGTTCCTGCTGGTCCCCGACTCCCGCGACCCCAACCCCGGCAAGCTCGACCCGGTCGGCGTGCTGCTGTCGATCATCGGCCTGGTGGCGCTGATCTACGGCATCATCAAGGGCGGCGAGCTGGCCGACTTCACCGCCGCGGCCGCCTGGGTGCCGGTGCTGGTCGGGGTGCTCGCCCTGGTCGCGTTCGTGGTCTACGAGCGGCGGGTCAGCCACCCGGCGCTGGACGTCACCTGGTTCCGCAACAAGGCCTTCTCCACCTCGGTGACGGTGATCGGCCTGGTCTTCTTCGCGCTGATGGGCGTCTCCTTCTTCGGCGTCTTCTACACCCAGAGCGTGCGCGGCTACAGTGCGCTGGCCTCCGGTGCGCTGATGCTGCCGCTGGCGTGCGCCCAGCTGATCTTCGCGCCGAGGGCGCGCCTGGTGGTCGACAAGCTCGGCGTGCGCGCCACCTGCGCCGGCGGCATGGCCCTGATCGCGATCGCCTTCCTCGGCTACCTGCTGCTTGGCCAGTCCACCCCGATCTGGGTGCTGGAGGTGATCGGTTTCGTCATGGGCGCCGGCATGGCGCACGTCATGCCGCCGGTGACCGTGGCGATCATGGGCTCGCTCCCGCGGGAGAAGGCCGGTGCCGGCTCGGCGCTCAACAACACTTTCCGCCAGGTGGGCGGCTCGCTCGGCGTCGCGGTGCTCGGTGCCGTGCTCTCCACCAGCTACCGCGACGGCATCGCGGACAAGCTGACCCTGCTGCCGCCGGCCCTGCGCGACAAGGCGGGCGAGTCGGTGGAGGCCACCCTGGGCGTGGCCGGGAGCATGGGGCCCCGGGGCAGCGTGCTGGTCCAGCCCGCCTTCGACTCCTTCATCCACGCGATGCACGTGGTGGCGGGCCTGTCCGCCGTGGTCACCCTGGTCGGCGCGCTGCTGGCCTGGTTCTTCCTGCCCGGCAAGGTCGCGGCCCCGGGCTCCGGTGCCGCCCCCGCCGATGCGCCGACGCTGCGTGCCGTACCGGCCGCCGAATCGACCAAGGCCTGA
- a CDS encoding TetR/AcrR family transcriptional regulator has translation MDTDRQATLTAPAAPPPCVPPRRGRPRSEAAEQAIHAAVERLMTEGGSLADLTIEGIAQAAGVGKATIYRRWANKEALLVDVLVRLEEPEPALPGTSARDDLVVILDFMRRRGLAKRSRWVLRMVLDQMHSMPALKETYYAQVVLERREKIRRVVERGVAAGEFRADLDSELLGEMLIGPMLLRAVVWDDSPLDDPELAATIVDSLLEGLRGPAQRVGAA, from the coding sequence ATGGACACGGACCGTCAGGCCACCCTCACCGCCCCCGCCGCGCCGCCGCCGTGCGTGCCGCCGCGGCGGGGGCGGCCCCGCTCCGAGGCCGCCGAGCAGGCGATCCACGCGGCCGTGGAGCGGCTGATGACCGAGGGCGGCAGCCTGGCGGACCTCACCATCGAGGGCATCGCCCAGGCCGCCGGGGTGGGCAAGGCGACCATCTACCGCCGCTGGGCCAACAAGGAGGCGCTGCTCGTCGACGTGCTGGTCCGGCTGGAGGAGCCGGAGCCGGCCCTGCCGGGCACCAGCGCCCGGGACGACCTGGTGGTGATCCTGGACTTCATGCGGCGGCGCGGCCTGGCCAAGCGTTCCCGCTGGGTGCTGCGGATGGTGCTGGACCAGATGCACTCGATGCCCGCGCTCAAGGAGACCTACTACGCCCAGGTGGTCCTGGAGCGCCGGGAGAAGATCCGCCGGGTGGTGGAGCGCGGCGTGGCCGCCGGAGAGTTCCGCGCCGACCTGGACAGCGAACTGCTCGGCGAGATGCTGATCGGCCCGATGCTGCTGCGCGCGGTGGTCTGGGACGACTCGCCGCTGGACGACCCCGAGCTCGCCGCCACCATCGTGGACTCCCTGCTGGAGGGGCTGCGTGGCCCGGCTCAGCGGGTCGGCGCCGCCTGA
- a CDS encoding endonuclease/exonuclease/phosphatase family protein has protein sequence MTQAGEAWAGADGAAPMAAGAEAAPVPEAAPASEAAPVLEAAGTEPAAGTEPAGSGSTGSGTGRRRPWVLQWGRDRRGSTTWRRGWLIAALAVLVGVLLGFHRELPNSVGNLGSLLETFLPWLGLAVPLLLVAALLRRSAVALIALLLPTVLWTMLFGGQLSDKSSGTGAADGSSFTVLTHNVDADNRDPAGTVRLVNASGAQIVALEELTGASLPTYTSGLAAEYPYHTVEGTVGLWSKYPISGTRVVDIKIGWTRAFRTQLATPKGPLAVYVAHLPSVRVKFDAGFTAGQRDVSAQALGDAIQAEPLGKVLLLGDLNGTMNDRSLAPVTSQLRSAQGSAGSGFGFSWPAQFPMARIDQIMSRGMKPTDSWVLPADGSDHRAIAADYRYNR, from the coding sequence ATGACGCAGGCCGGCGAGGCATGGGCTGGCGCCGACGGCGCCGCGCCGATGGCTGCGGGCGCCGAGGCCGCACCCGTCCCCGAGGCCGCACCCGCCTCGGAGGCCGCACCCGTCCTCGAGGCTGCCGGCACCGAGCCCGCCGCGGGCACCGAGCCCGCCGGGTCGGGCTCGACGGGCTCCGGCACCGGGCGGCGGCGCCCGTGGGTGCTCCAGTGGGGCCGCGACCGCCGCGGCAGCACCACCTGGCGCCGGGGCTGGCTGATCGCGGCGCTGGCCGTGCTGGTCGGGGTGCTGCTCGGCTTCCACCGGGAGCTGCCCAACTCGGTCGGCAACCTCGGCAGCCTGCTGGAGACCTTCCTGCCCTGGCTGGGCCTGGCCGTGCCGCTCCTGCTGGTGGCCGCACTGCTGCGCCGCTCGGCCGTCGCGCTGATCGCGCTGCTGCTGCCGACCGTGCTGTGGACGATGCTCTTCGGCGGGCAGCTCAGCGACAAGAGCAGTGGCACGGGCGCCGCCGACGGTTCGAGCTTCACCGTGCTCACCCACAACGTCGACGCCGACAACCGCGACCCGGCCGGTACCGTGCGGCTGGTCAACGCCTCCGGCGCGCAGATCGTCGCGCTGGAGGAGCTGACCGGCGCTTCGCTGCCCACCTACACCAGCGGGCTCGCGGCCGAGTACCCGTACCACACGGTGGAGGGCACGGTCGGCCTCTGGTCGAAGTACCCGATCAGCGGCACCCGGGTGGTCGACATCAAGATCGGCTGGACCCGGGCCTTCCGCACCCAGCTGGCCACCCCCAAGGGCCCGCTCGCCGTCTACGTCGCCCACCTGCCCTCGGTGCGGGTCAAGTTCGACGCCGGCTTCACGGCCGGGCAGCGCGACGTCAGCGCACAGGCACTGGGTGACGCGATCCAGGCCGAGCCGCTGGGCAAGGTGCTGCTGCTGGGCGACCTGAACGGCACCATGAACGACCGCAGCCTGGCCCCGGTCACCTCGCAGCTGCGCTCGGCCCAGGGCTCGGCCGGCTCCGGCTTCGGCTTCAGCTGGCCCGCGCAGTTCCCGATGGCGCGGATCGACCAGATCATGAGCCGCGGGATGAAGCCCACCGACTCCTGGGTGCTGCCGGCCGACGGCAGCGACCACCGGGCGATCGCGGCTGACTACCGCTACAACCGCTGA
- a CDS encoding NAD+ synthase: MPNLRLALAQFDPSVGDIAHNSDEVVRWSKRAAERGARLVAFPEMALTGYPVEDLALRASFVEASRSALVELAERLAAEGLGDLPVALGYLGRAQTTSSPQNCAAVLHGGKVVTRFAKHFLPNYGVFDEYRYFEPGDQLPVLRLDGVDVALAICEDIWQEGGRVAAAGQAGAGLLLVLNGSPYERNKDDVRLELVQRRAAEAGCTLAYLNMVGGQDELVFDGDSLVVDAAGRVLARAPQFEESLLVVDLELPGASVTAADGERFSDGLRLVRTDLGGQVQPRPAQPEGEIVPGLTDEAEIYAALVTGTRAYVRKNGFKSVLIGLSGGIDSALVAAIAVDAIGAENVHCVSMPSQYSSQHSRDDAAELARRTGLHFRTVSIAPMFDAYMGSLGLTGLAEENLQSRLRGTLLMAISNQEGHIVLAPGNKSELAVGYSTLYGDSVGAFGPIKDVYKTLIFQLARWRNQAAVERGEVPPIPENTISKPPSAELRPDQVDSDSLPDYDLLDSILDAYVEGDQGRDAIVALGFEAAVVDRVVRLVDTAEYKRRQYPPGTKISPKGFGRDRRLPITNGWRRG, from the coding sequence ATGCCGAATCTCCGCCTCGCACTGGCCCAGTTCGACCCCTCCGTCGGGGACATCGCGCACAACAGCGACGAGGTGGTGCGCTGGAGCAAGCGCGCGGCCGAGCGCGGGGCGCGGTTGGTCGCCTTCCCCGAGATGGCCCTGACCGGGTACCCGGTCGAGGACCTGGCACTGCGGGCCTCCTTCGTCGAGGCCTCCCGGTCCGCCCTGGTGGAGCTGGCCGAACGGCTGGCCGCCGAGGGGCTGGGCGACCTGCCGGTGGCGCTGGGCTACCTGGGGCGGGCGCAGACGACCTCCTCGCCGCAGAACTGCGCGGCGGTGCTGCACGGCGGCAAGGTGGTGACCAGGTTCGCCAAGCACTTCCTGCCGAACTACGGCGTCTTCGACGAGTACCGCTACTTCGAGCCGGGCGACCAGCTGCCGGTGCTGCGGCTGGACGGCGTGGACGTGGCGCTGGCGATCTGCGAGGACATCTGGCAGGAGGGCGGCCGGGTGGCCGCCGCGGGCCAGGCCGGGGCGGGGCTGCTGCTGGTGCTCAACGGCTCGCCGTACGAGCGCAACAAGGACGACGTGCGGCTCGAACTGGTCCAGCGCCGGGCCGCCGAGGCGGGCTGCACGCTGGCCTACCTGAACATGGTCGGCGGCCAGGACGAGCTGGTCTTCGACGGCGACTCGCTGGTGGTGGACGCGGCCGGCCGGGTGCTGGCGCGGGCACCGCAGTTCGAGGAGAGCCTGCTGGTGGTGGACCTGGAGCTGCCCGGGGCCAGCGTCACCGCGGCGGACGGCGAGCGGTTCAGCGACGGGCTGCGGCTGGTCCGCACCGACCTGGGCGGCCAGGTGCAGCCGCGGCCGGCGCAGCCGGAGGGCGAGATCGTCCCCGGACTCACCGACGAGGCGGAGATCTACGCCGCGCTGGTCACCGGCACCCGGGCGTACGTGCGCAAGAACGGCTTCAAGTCGGTGCTGATCGGCCTCTCCGGCGGGATCGACTCGGCACTGGTGGCGGCGATCGCGGTGGACGCGATCGGCGCCGAGAACGTGCACTGCGTGTCGATGCCGAGCCAGTACTCCTCGCAGCACTCCAGGGACGACGCGGCCGAACTGGCCCGGCGCACGGGGCTGCACTTCAGGACCGTCTCGATCGCGCCGATGTTCGACGCCTACATGGGCTCGCTCGGGCTCACCGGACTGGCCGAGGAGAACCTGCAGTCCCGGCTGCGCGGCACGCTGCTGATGGCGATCTCCAACCAGGAGGGCCACATCGTGCTGGCCCCGGGCAACAAGAGCGAGCTGGCGGTCGGCTACTCCACGCTCTACGGCGACTCGGTGGGCGCCTTCGGCCCGATCAAGGACGTCTACAAGACGCTGATCTTCCAGCTGGCCCGGTGGCGCAACCAGGCGGCGGTGGAGCGCGGCGAGGTGCCGCCGATCCCGGAGAACACCATCAGCAAGCCGCCGAGCGCCGAGCTGCGCCCGGACCAGGTGGACAGCGACTCGCTGCCCGACTACGACCTGCTGGACTCGATCCTGGACGCCTACGTCGAGGGCGACCAGGGGCGCGACGCGATCGTGGCGCTCGGCTTCGAGGCGGCCGTGGTGGACCGGGTGGTGCGGCTGGTGGACACCGCCGAGTACAAGCGGCGGCAGTACCCGCCGGGCACCAAGATCTCGCCCAAGGGCTTCGGGCGGGACCGCCGGCTGCCGATCACCAACGGCTGGCGCCGGGGCTGA